From Panicum hallii strain FIL2 chromosome 2, PHallii_v3.1, whole genome shotgun sequence, a single genomic window includes:
- the LOC112881863 gene encoding peroxidase 2-like, whose protein sequence is MARVAAILVSCVLLLAATSSHGLKYGYYNRRCPPAEFIVRKVVGKAIRQNPGIGAGLIRLAFHDCFVQGCDASVLLDPTPANPRPEKLGPPNFPSLRGFEVIDVAKAALERVCPGKVSCADVVQFAGRDAAFFLSDHKVNYTLPGGRLDGRVSLENETLAFLPPPSFNLSELVDSFRTKGLDVDDLVVLSGSHTIGRSHCSSFSDRIGTPPSDMDAGLAAVLRRRCPANPNFNNDPTVVQDIFTPNRLDNQYYNNVLRRKVLFKSDAALLTSTETARKVVENAAVRGRWERKFARAMVKMAAIEVKTAANGEVRRNCRVVN, encoded by the exons ATGGCTAGAGTGGCGGCGATCTTGGTGTCATGCGTGCTGCTCCTGGCCGCGACGTCCAGCCACGGGCTCAAGTACGGCTACTACAACCGGCGGTGCCCCCCGGCGGAGTTCATCGTCCGGAAAGTCGTCGGCAAGGCCATCCGCCAGAACCCCGGCATCGGCGCCGGCCTCATCCGTCTCGCCTTCCATGACTGCTTCGTCCAG GGCTGTGACGCGTCCGTGCTGCTCGACCCGACGCCGGCGAACCCGCGGCCGGAGAAGCTGGGCCCGCCCAACTTCCCCAGCCTGCGCGGCTTCGAGGTGATCGACGTGGCCAAGGCGGCGCTCGAGCGGGTCTGCCCCGGCAAGGTCTCCTGCGCCGACGTCGTCCAGTTCGCCGGCCGCGACGCCGCCTTCTTCCTCAGCGACCACAAGGTCAACTACACGCTCCCGGGAGGCCGCCTCGACGGCCGCGTCTCGCTCGAGAACGAGACGCTCGCcttcctgccgccgccgtccttcaACCTCTCCGAGCTCGTCGACAGCTTCCGGACCAAGGGCCTCGACGTCGACGACCTCGTCGTGCTCTCGGGGTCCCACACCATCGGGCGCTCCCACTGCTCGTCCTTCTCCGACCGCATCGGCACGCCGCCGTCCGACATGGACGCaggcctcgccgccgtcctcaGGAGGCGGTGCCCGGCGAACCCCAACTTCAACAACGACCCCACGGTGGTGCAGGACATCTTCACCCCCAACAGGCTCGACAACCAGTACTACAATAACGTGCTGCGGCGCAAGGTGCTCTTCAAATCCGACGCGGCCCTGCTCACGTCCACGGAGACGGCCAGGAAGGTGGTCGAGAACGCGGCCGTCCGCGGGAGGTGGGAGAGGAAGTTCGCCAGGGCGATGGTGAAGATGGCCGCCATCGAGGTCAAGACCGCCGCCAACGGCGAGGTCAGGAGGAACTGCCGCGTCGTAAACTAG